One genomic segment of Echeneis naucrates chromosome 18, fEcheNa1.1, whole genome shotgun sequence includes these proteins:
- the LOC115058812 gene encoding prostaglandin D2 receptor 2-like, translating into MVHCHFNHTANITVNPSHQVNLSSLKIFIISLHGVVSTIGIIENLLILAVVGFHVRRSVISMWILNLAASDLLATLSLPFFTLYMARGDTWTLGPTFCRIHSSIFFLNMFFSAFLLAAISMDRCLVVLRPVWAQNHRNVKAVGKICGAIWALAILCTIPFYIYRDTTTLPSGKTLCYYNYARGFLPSEPYDLKALCKYRKEALAFMKLFLAFLIPLLVIILSYSAVSATLAHRGCRRPFRFVRLVVAVVVTFILCWTPYHLFIILEVMAANGSALQTQASKALPVSATIGFLNSVLNPILYVFSCPDLCSKIRHSLGAVMESVLAEDLAELARRRSSGRSSISISRSLNRLQNSTGNVNLKSEELALEQTTITAI; encoded by the coding sequence ATGGTTCATTGTCATTTCAATCATACGGCAAACATCACCGTGAATCCATCACACCAAGTCAACTTGAGTTCTTTGAAAATTTTCATCATTTCCCTCCATGGCGTGGTCTCTACCATTGGCATCATAGAAAACCTCCTCATCCTTGCAGTAGTGGGCTTCCACGTCCGCCGCTCTGTCATCAGCATGTGGATCCTGAACCTGGCAGCCTCTGACCTGCTGGCCACCTTGTCCCTGCCCTTCTTCACGCTTTACATGGCGCGGGGCGACACCTGGACACTGGGCCCAACCTTCTGCCGCATCCATTcttccatcttcttcctcaaCATGTTTTTTAGTGCCTTCCTTCTGGCAGCGATCTCAATGGACCGCTGCCTTGTGGTGCTGAGACCCGTCTGGGCCCAAAACCATAGGAACGTCAAGGCAGTTGGGAAGATATGCGGGGCGATTTGGGCCTTGGCTATTCTGTGCACAATCCCCTTCTACATATACCGTGACACCACAACCCTACCCAGCGGCAAGACTCTCTGTTACTACAATTATGCTAGAGGCTTCCTCCCCAGTGAGCCATATGATCTGAAAGCTTTGTGTAAATATCGCAAGGAGGCTTTGGCCTTCATGAAGCTCTTCTTAGCCTTCCTCATCCCTCTGCTAGTCATCATCCTCAGCTATTCCGCTGTAAGTGCTACCTTGGCGCACAGAGGCTGCCGACGCCCCTTCCGTTTTGTTCGGCTCGTCGTGGCAGTGGTGGTGACTTTCATACTCTGCTGGACTCCGTACCACCTTTTTATCATCTTAGAGGTGATGGCTGCCAATGGAAGTGCATTGCAGACACAAGCAAGCAAAGCCCTCCCAGTGTCAGCAACCATCGGCTTCCTCAACAGCGTCCTGAACCCCATTCTGTACGTGTTTAGCTGTCCTGACCTGTGCAGTAAGATCAGACATTCCCTGGGCGCAGTGATGGAGAGCGTTCTGGCTGAGGATCTGGCAGAGCTGGCACGGCGCCGCAGCTCCGGGCGAAGCTCCATCAGCATCTCCAGGTCATTAAACAGGCTTCAGAATTCTACTGGGAATGTGAATTTGAAATCAGAGGAACTGGCGCTGGAGCAAACTACTATTACAGCTATTTAG
- the LOC115058813 gene encoding probable G-protein coupled receptor 132 isoform X2 has protein sequence MSNESCNFPLDMDRFGLTCIYGLIFSLGLPSNLLSLWGLYQLGRSGGGSCQLVYILNLLLSDLLQLLTLPLWIIYLQGAHRWPYGQLTCELVGYVFYVNVYASVMFLCLIALDRCLAIVYPLSSRRVRTVRVAAVLGVAMWTLTFLFCLSGLLPSVFDSDRLLCLEQYPVSPRYALFKITTVVLGFLLPCAILGYTSAHIGVTLRRSPSLSDHERNKIVGILVVITINFIVVFGPYHLIGGYSLNTLLDPLFYIFLCPDARLELQRSLPCLGRGQNAGKKQSLSIRANTDAEGEKETRHNNPLPI, from the exons ATGTCCAATGAAAGCTGCAACTTCCCTTTAGACATGGACAGGTTCGGCTTGACCTGTATCTATGGCCTGATCTTCTCCTTGGGCCTCCCTAGCAACCTGCTGTCTCTCTGGGGACTGTACCAACTGGGTCGCTCGGGCGGGGGAAGCTGCCAGCTGGTCTACATcctcaacctgctgctgtcagatctcctgcagctgctcacCTTACCCCTGTGGATCATCTACCTGCAGGGCGCGCACCGCTGGCCCTATGGCCAACTAACCTGTGAGCTGGTCGGTTACGTGTTTTATGTGAACGTCTATGCCAGCGTCATGTTCCTGTGCCTGATAGCGCTGGACCGCTGCCTGGCCATCGTGTACCCACTGAGCAGCCGCAGGGTGCGGACGGTCAGGGTGGCAGCAGTGTTAGGTGTAGCCATGTGGACCCTCACCTTCCTGTTCTGTCTGAGTGGACTGCTCCCATCAGTCTTTGACTCTGACAGACTGTTGTGCCTGGAGCAGTACCCCGTCAGTCCCAGATACGCCCTCTTCAAGATCACTACTGTGGTCCTTGGATTTCTGCTGCCATGTGCCATACTAGG ATACacctcagctcacattggggtGACACTCCGACGATCCCCTTCTCTGTCAGACCACGAGCGTAACAAAATTGTGGGCATATTGGTTGTCATCACCATCAATTTTATTGTCGTCTTCGGGCCGTATCACCTTATTGGTGGATACAG CCTCAACACCCTGCTGGACCCTCTCTTCTACATCTTCCTGTGTCCCGATGCTCGGCTAGAGCTGCAAAGGTCCCTGCCGTGCCTGGGAAGGGGGCAGAATGCCGGGAAAAAACAGAGCCTCAGTATCAGAGCCAATACAGACGCCGAGGGGGAGAAAGAAACTAGACACAATAATCCTCTTCCGATATGA
- the LOC115058813 gene encoding G-protein coupled receptor 4-like isoform X1, which translates to MSNESCNFPLDMDRFGLTCIYGLIFSLGLPSNLLSLWGLYQLGRSGGGSCQLVYILNLLLSDLLQLLTLPLWIIYLQGAHRWPYGQLTCELVGYVFYVNVYASVMFLCLIALDRCLAIVYPLSSRRVRTVRVAAVLGVAMWTLTFLFCLSGLLPSVFDSDRLLCLEQYPVSPRYALFKITTVVLGFLLPCAILGYTSAHIGVTLRRSPSLSDHERNKIVGILVVITINFIVVFGPYHLIGGYRFVSLLLTDEPCGLERSIFLIYRLCYGLTSLNTLLDPLFYIFLCPDARLELQRSLPCLGRGQNAGKKQSLSIRANTDAEGEKETRHNNPLPI; encoded by the exons ATGTCCAATGAAAGCTGCAACTTCCCTTTAGACATGGACAGGTTCGGCTTGACCTGTATCTATGGCCTGATCTTCTCCTTGGGCCTCCCTAGCAACCTGCTGTCTCTCTGGGGACTGTACCAACTGGGTCGCTCGGGCGGGGGAAGCTGCCAGCTGGTCTACATcctcaacctgctgctgtcagatctcctgcagctgctcacCTTACCCCTGTGGATCATCTACCTGCAGGGCGCGCACCGCTGGCCCTATGGCCAACTAACCTGTGAGCTGGTCGGTTACGTGTTTTATGTGAACGTCTATGCCAGCGTCATGTTCCTGTGCCTGATAGCGCTGGACCGCTGCCTGGCCATCGTGTACCCACTGAGCAGCCGCAGGGTGCGGACGGTCAGGGTGGCAGCAGTGTTAGGTGTAGCCATGTGGACCCTCACCTTCCTGTTCTGTCTGAGTGGACTGCTCCCATCAGTCTTTGACTCTGACAGACTGTTGTGCCTGGAGCAGTACCCCGTCAGTCCCAGATACGCCCTCTTCAAGATCACTACTGTGGTCCTTGGATTTCTGCTGCCATGTGCCATACTAGG ATACacctcagctcacattggggtGACACTCCGACGATCCCCTTCTCTGTCAGACCACGAGCGTAACAAAATTGTGGGCATATTGGTTGTCATCACCATCAATTTTATTGTCGTCTTCGGGCCGTATCACCTTATTGGTGGATACAGGTTTGTGTCCTTGCTGCTGACTGATGAGCCATGCGGATTGGAACGTTCTATTTTCCTCATCTATCGCCTGTGCTACGGTCTCACCAGCCTCAACACCCTGCTGGACCCTCTCTTCTACATCTTCCTGTGTCCCGATGCTCGGCTAGAGCTGCAAAGGTCCCTGCCGTGCCTGGGAAGGGGGCAGAATGCCGGGAAAAAACAGAGCCTCAGTATCAGAGCCAATACAGACGCCGAGGGGGAGAAAGAAACTAGACACAATAATCCTCTTCCGATATGA